The following proteins are co-located in the Argopecten irradians isolate NY chromosome 9, Ai_NY, whole genome shotgun sequence genome:
- the LOC138330698 gene encoding chorion peroxidase-like — translation MASGCRTSFLSVMLALCLSVYLLNLTHGRITNYAALPSLIARSVNIAVMELQQMKQLERQHHSPGGSMIGPPSRMHHTHILPSGDTAVVANMNDKSYITVRASKELARLTNTPLHLLRADPAVNLEWRRQIAPHCNLPLIRCNPTAPYRTIDGTCNNLQNPTWGASMKPQLRYLPPAYDDGRCYQTSK, via the exons ATGGCGTCTGGATGCAGGACGAGCTTTTTGAGTGTTATGCTAGCACTTTGTCTGTCAGTCTATTTGCTGAATTTGACACATGGGCGTATCACTAACTATGCTGCCTTGCCTAGTTTGATTGCACGCTCTGTGAATATTGCAGTGATGGAACTTCAACAGATGAAACAACTAGAGAGACAACATCACTCTCCAG GGGGTAGTATGATTGGGCCACCAAGCCGAATGCACCACACCCATATTCTTCCATCAGGAGATACTGCAGTTGTTGCAAACATGAATGATAAAAGCTACATCACTGTCAGAGCCTCCAAGGAACTGGCCCGTCT AACAAATACTCCCTTGCACCTTCTTCGTGCTGATCCTGCCGTGAATTTGGAGTGGCGGAGACAGATCGCTCCACATTGTAACCTGCCTTTAATTCGGTGCAACCCTACAGCCCCCTATCGCACGATTGACGGCACATGTAACAACCTACAGAACCCCACATGGGGAGCTTCCATGAAACCTCAGCTCCGCTATCTTCCACCAGCATATGATGACGGTAGGTGTTATCAAActagtaaataa